Genomic DNA from Deltaproteobacteria bacterium PRO3:
GTCGAAGCCCTGAAGGACTGCGACATGGCGGTCGGTGAACGCCCCAAGGGCTCGGGGGCTTTGAGCCGGCGCTCGGGGAAGTGGTTTCTCTACCGCGTCGCCAATTACCTGGTCGGCCACGAGATCCCCGACCTCAATTGCGGCCTGCGCGCCCTGCCGCGCGAGCTCGCGATGCAGTTTTTGCACCTGTTGCCCAACGGCTTCTCGCTCACCACTACCATTACCCTCGCGGTAATGCGCAGCGGCTATCAGGTGCGCTATCTGCCCGTCGGCCTCAAGAGCCGCACCACCGGAAAGAGCCGCGTCTCCTTCCGCGACTTCTTCCGCACCATGCTGCTGATCGTCCGGATGATCGCCCTCTTCGCCCCGCTCAAGATCTTCATTCCTTCCAGCCTGGCCTTGGCGGCGGTGGCGATCCCCTTCAGCGTCTACGATATTTGGCACCGCAACATCGGGGACACCACGGTCCTCCTCTGGCTCGCGGCGATGGTGGTCTTTTTCTTCGGCCTGCTCGCCGACACCGTCGCGCTGGTCTCCCGCCAAGGGCCGGGGAAAACCCCCCTGCCCCCCGTCGAAAGGGGCTGACGGCGTGCCGCTGCGCCTGCGCTACGTCCCCTCCGTCGCCCCTTATCTCGACGAGATCCTCGCGCCCCTGATCCGCCGCCACATCGACTTCAAGCTGCGCGACAGCTTCCGCATCGTCACGCCCGACGCCGAGAGCCGCCAGGACCTCGAAGAACGGTTTTTGAGCCGCGAGGCCTTGGGCGGCGTCCTGATCGGCAAGAGCCTGCTCACCCTCCACTCCCTCGCGCAGACGCTCCTGCTGGAGCACCCGGCGCCCAGGCCTTTGGCGACGTTGCCGGTCCAACGCCGGGCCCTGCGGCGCGCCCTCGCGCGGCTGAAGCCGGACTGGAATTTGGACGGCGCCTCGCTGCAGAAGTGCCTGCGCGAGCTCCAAGACCTGCGCCGCCTAGCCGACCTACGGACAAGGGGCCGCGCGGGATTGGGACAGCGGGTCGACGGCGAATTCCAAAAAATACTCGCGGAGGACTTCGGCGCCTGGACCGCCGAGCGGCAGATGGCCGAGGCCTGGGGGCTGTTGGGAAGAAGCCGCGCCTCGGGTCTCGAGCTCGTCCAAGAGTGCTGGTTTCTGGGCTTCCGCTTTCCCGAGGTCGCCCTGCTCAATCCGATCGAGGCCTTGTTGCGTGCCTACCCGCGCATGGAAATCCACCTCTTCCTCCCGCCGCCGGAGCAGTTCGTCGACGCCGATCGCCGGCTCGAACCCTGGCTGCAACGCTTGCAGTCCCTGGCCGAAGACGGCGAGAGCCTCCCGATGCCGCGCCCGCCGCGCCTGGAGATCCGGCCCTACGCCACGCCGCTGCACGAGGCCCGCGGCGTCCTGCGCGAGGCGCGCGAGGGGATCTGGACGCCGGCCTTCAGCCCGGTGGGGCCCCTGCTCGAGGCCGAGCTCGCGGTGAGCTCCACCGCCACGCAGCTGCCCGCCCGGATCCTGGCCGGCTTGGCCGGGGACTTAGCTTCGGAAGCGCCGATTCCCTTCTCGTCTTTGGCGGCGGACGCCGCCCCCGTCTTTCAATCCCTGCAGGAGACCTTGGCGGCGAACGCCGATTTCGACTCGCTGCGCTACCTCGATGCCGCGCGCCGCTGGCTCCTGGACTGCGCGAGGGCCGAGGCACCGGCCCCCGAGGCGCGCCCGCGCGCCGCC
This window encodes:
- a CDS encoding glycosyltransferase family 2 protein; its protein translation is MSANPVSILVPAFNEEAAIESVVRQLKALRPHDEILVIDDASKDRTAELAKAAGAEVVRHAYNLGYGGALKTGIRHARHETVVFFDADDQFHPEDIGRLVEALKDCDMAVGERPKGSGALSRRSGKWFLYRVANYLVGHEIPDLNCGLRALPRELAMQFLHLLPNGFSLTTTITLAVMRSGYQVRYLPVGLKSRTTGKSRVSFRDFFRTMLLIVRMIALFAPLKIFIPSSLALAAVAIPFSVYDIWHRNIGDTTVLLWLAAMVVFFFGLLADTVALVSRQGPGKTPLPPVERG